The following is a genomic window from Pueribacillus theae.
AGAAGTATTTTTGTAAATGGCGAAAAAGTAAGCGATGTCATCACGCATCCTGCCTTTCAAGGCATCGTGAAAACGATTGCAGGATTATATGATCTAGCAGCGGATGAAAGAAACAACATGACTTATGAAACAGAAGACGGAACGATCGCAAATAAAATTTATATGATTCCAAAGAGCAGAGAGGATTTAAGGGAACGTCGTGAAGC
Proteins encoded in this region:
- a CDS encoding 4-hydroxyphenylacetate 3-hydroxylase N-terminal domain-containing protein; this encodes RSIFVNGEKVSDVITHPAFQGIVKTIAGLYDLAADERNNMTYETEDGTIANKIYMIPKSREDLRERREAISKWSQATYGMVGRSPDHVAGFLAGFASMPEVFARGGERFGE